In Candidatus Methylomirabilota bacterium, the genomic window CGGTATGCGCGGGTGGGTGACGTCATCGTAGTGACCGTGAAGGAAGCCGTACCAAATAGCGCCGTCTCCAAGGGAGAGATAAAAAGGGCAGTAATCGTGAGGACCGCCAAGGAGGTTGGCCGGCCCGACGGCTCGTACATCAGGTTCGATGACAATGCCGCCGTGCTTATCAACGAGGTGGGCGAGCCCCTAGGCACCCGCATATTTGGCCCCATTGCTAGAGAGCTGCGAGCCAAAAAGTTCATGAAGATAATCTCTCTGGCCCCAGAGGTGCTATGAGATGGCGTGGATGGTTAAGAAGGACGACCTCGTTGAGGTATTGTCGGGCAAAGAGAAAGGCAAGCGCGGCAAGGTGCTAAGGATTGTGAAGGGCAAGGACCGGGTTATGGTCGAAAAACTCATGATGGTCAAGCGCCACACTAAGCCCGGCCAGCACTCCCAGCAAGGGGGTATTCTGGAAATAGAGGGGACCATCAATAGCTCTAACGTAGGGGTGATCTGTTCAAGTTGCGACCGGCCCGTGCGTATGAAAACCAAGACCCTCGAGGGGGGTAGGCGAGTACGTGCGTGCGCCCGATGCGGCGAGGCAATTGAATAGGGGAACGGCAGCAATGGCCCGACTTAAAGAACGCTATCAAAATGAGGTCGTCCCCGAACTTGTTCGTCGGTTCGGGTACCGAAATCTCATGCAAGTGCCGAAGGTGGACAAGGTCGTTGTCAATGTGGGAGTGGGCGAGGCCATCCTAGATGTCAAGCTCCTCGATACCGTCGTGGAGGAGCTGGCGGCCATCACCGGTCAGCAACCAGTCCTCACCCGGGCCAAGAAGTCCATCGCCAATTTCAAACTCCGTACGGGGATGCCTATAGGATGTAAAGTGACCCTCCGGCAGGTGCGCATGTATGAGTTTCTGGACCGACTGATCAACGCCTCCCTGCCCCGTGTTCGGGACTTCCGAGGCGTCAACGCACGCGGGTTCGATGGCCGGGGTAACTACTGCCTGGGAATCAAGGAGCAGATTATCTTCCCCGAGATCGAGTACGACAAAATCGCCCAGTTTCACGGGCTGGGCATCACCATCGTGACCACTGCGGAAACCGACGAGGAGGGCGAGGCCCTGCTGGCCCTTATG contains:
- the rplE gene encoding 50S ribosomal protein L5, whose product is MARLKERYQNEVVPELVRRFGYRNLMQVPKVDKVVVNVGVGEAILDVKLLDTVVEELAAITGQQPVLTRAKKSIANFKLRTGMPIGCKVTLRQVRMYEFLDRLINASLPRVRDFRGVNARGFDGRGNYCLGIKEQIIFPEIEYDKIAQFHGLGITIVTTAETDEEGEALLALMGMPFRT
- the rplN gene encoding 50S ribosomal protein L14, whose protein sequence is MIQQESVVDIADNSGARRALCIRVLGGTRKRYARVGDVIVVTVKEAVPNSAVSKGEIKRAVIVRTAKEVGRPDGSYIRFDDNAAVLINEVGEPLGTRIFGPIARELRAKKFMKIISLAPEVL
- the rplX gene encoding 50S ribosomal protein L24 translates to MAWMVKKDDLVEVLSGKEKGKRGKVLRIVKGKDRVMVEKLMMVKRHTKPGQHSQQGGILEIEGTINSSNVGVICSSCDRPVRMKTKTLEGGRRVRACARCGEAIE